In a single window of the Halobaculum lipolyticum genome:
- a CDS encoding thioredoxin family protein produces MNATLSTMEPGDGFDADANADVVAALGDDDLTYKVWGGDWCPDCTGQLPQFAAALAAAGVPGDRVEQFPVEKVDGEKRGPGMEEYGVTHIPTVIVSRSGEEVARFVESADTDIATFLARELGDD; encoded by the coding sequence ATGAACGCGACGCTTTCGACGATGGAACCGGGCGACGGCTTCGACGCCGACGCGAACGCCGACGTGGTCGCGGCGCTGGGCGACGACGACCTGACGTACAAAGTGTGGGGCGGCGACTGGTGCCCGGACTGTACGGGCCAACTGCCGCAGTTCGCCGCCGCGCTCGCGGCCGCCGGCGTCCCCGGCGACCGCGTCGAGCAGTTCCCCGTCGAGAAGGTCGACGGCGAGAAACGGGGTCCGGGGATGGAGGAGTACGGCGTCACCCACATCCCGACCGTGATCGTCTCCCGATCCGGCGAGGAGGTGGCCCGCTTCGTCGAGTCGGCCGACACCGACATCGCGACGTTCCTCGCGCGGGAACTCGGCGACGACTGA
- a CDS encoding PLP-dependent cysteine synthase family protein encodes MDESVLDTVGSPLVRVESPPGATVAAKLESRNPGGSAKDRPAIGMIERAEAAGEIEPGDALVEPTSGNTGVGLAMAGAAKGYDVTLVMPSSKSEERRRVMAAYGADLELVDGDIEDAKARADELEAAGMTQLRQFENPANPDAHFETTAAEILDQLDGREPDALVAGVGTGGTITGIGRRLRERFPAMDVVAVEPTDSAVLSGEEPTADSFQGMGPGFVSPNLDTDLLDGVLTVDVAEAEAECRRLAREEGILVGQSSGASRVRASDVAAAFAAGEDPGYRDVAVDGWEPRADDAVGVAGDDPLVLTVFWDSGERYLSTGLFD; translated from the coding sequence ATGGACGAATCCGTGCTCGACACCGTCGGGTCGCCGCTGGTGCGGGTGGAGTCGCCGCCGGGCGCGACGGTGGCGGCGAAGCTGGAGTCGCGCAACCCCGGCGGCTCGGCGAAGGACCGCCCCGCGATCGGGATGATCGAGCGGGCGGAGGCGGCCGGGGAGATCGAACCCGGCGACGCGCTCGTGGAGCCGACCTCCGGCAACACCGGCGTCGGGCTGGCGATGGCCGGCGCCGCGAAGGGGTACGACGTGACGCTCGTGATGCCGTCCTCCAAGAGCGAGGAGCGGCGCCGGGTGATGGCGGCCTACGGCGCCGACCTCGAACTCGTCGACGGCGACATCGAGGACGCGAAAGCGCGCGCCGACGAGTTGGAGGCCGCGGGGATGACTCAACTCCGGCAGTTCGAGAACCCCGCGAACCCCGACGCGCACTTCGAGACGACCGCCGCGGAGATCCTCGACCAGTTGGACGGCCGCGAGCCGGACGCGCTCGTCGCGGGCGTCGGCACCGGCGGGACGATCACCGGCATCGGCCGCCGCCTCCGCGAGCGGTTCCCCGCGATGGACGTCGTCGCGGTCGAGCCGACGGACTCGGCGGTGCTCTCGGGCGAGGAGCCGACCGCAGACTCCTTCCAGGGGATGGGACCGGGGTTCGTCAGCCCGAACCTCGACACCGACCTGCTCGACGGCGTCCTCACGGTCGACGTCGCGGAGGCGGAAGCCGAGTGCCGCCGGCTCGCCCGCGAGGAAGGGATCCTCGTCGGGCAGTCGTCGGGCGCCTCGCGGGTCCGCGCGTCCGACGTGGCCGCGGCGTTCGCCGCCGGCGAGGACCCCGGCTACCGCGACGTCGCCGTCGACGGGTGGGAGCCGCGCGCCGACGACGCGGTCGGCGTCGCCGGCGACGACCCGCTCGTGCTCACCGTGTTCTGGGACTCCGGCGAGCGCTACCTCTCGACCGGACTGTTCGACTGA
- a CDS encoding DUF5804 family protein, with protein MTTVCLVGDPETDLRFELLSRETAREALATYDLRAPFDNSLALDTVSLGAAVSLCNDLNWYLVRFVDEVLIREPSVDPDEWLSRDLATAVRNDAVRREETDRFLKVYGLEAGRLVAPMYLARSDDAALPEYDLRDVEETVHVRVTREEFEG; from the coding sequence ATGACCACGGTCTGTCTCGTCGGCGACCCCGAGACCGACCTGCGCTTCGAACTGCTGTCGCGCGAGACGGCACGCGAGGCGCTCGCCACCTACGACCTGCGCGCTCCCTTCGACAACTCGCTGGCGCTCGACACCGTCAGCCTCGGCGCCGCGGTATCGCTGTGCAACGACCTCAACTGGTACCTCGTCCGCTTCGTCGACGAGGTATTGATCCGGGAGCCGTCGGTCGACCCCGACGAGTGGCTCTCCCGAGACCTCGCGACCGCGGTCCGCAACGACGCCGTCCGTCGCGAGGAGACCGACCGGTTCCTGAAGGTGTACGGGCTGGAGGCGGGGCGGCTCGTCGCGCCGATGTACCTGGCGCGCAGCGACGACGCGGCGTTGCCCGAGTACGACCTCCGCGACGTCGAGGAGACGGTGCACGTGCGGGTGACGCGCGAGGAGTTCGAGGGCTGA